One Paenibacillus riograndensis SBR5 DNA segment encodes these proteins:
- a CDS encoding 6-phospho-beta-glucosidase encodes MNELTKNFPQGFLWGGATAANQFEGGYKEGGKGLSTADVITAGTHTTPRRITPVLEQGMNYPSHEAIDFYHHYKEDIQLFAEMGFKVFRMSIAWSRIFPNGDDAQPNEEGLRFYDRVFAELKKHNIEPLVTISHYEAPFRLAQQYNGWSDRRVVDFYVNYCDVIFNRYKDVVKYWLTFNEINILTMPFGSFMAGAILPEGSAEFGNTAGDNEQLRYQALHHQFIASARAVKLGHSINKDFKIGCMIAYMCSYPLTCSPEDVTLAQQKDNLTNFLCSDVQVRGAYPGFAKRYFKEKGIELVIEEGDDEILREGRVDFYSCSYYSSTCVSADPDREKVGGNLSMGLKNPYLEASAWEWQIDPKGLRWSLNNIYNRYEIPLMVVENGLGAVDTVEADGSINDDYRIDYLRRHIAEMKEAVADGVELIGYTPWGCIDLVSAGTGEMKKRYGFIYVDKDNDGQGTLARSRKKSFSWYKKVIASNGEVLE; translated from the coding sequence ATGAATGAGCTGACGAAGAATTTCCCGCAAGGATTTTTATGGGGAGGGGCAACGGCTGCAAACCAATTCGAAGGCGGCTATAAGGAAGGCGGCAAAGGTCTTAGCACTGCGGATGTAATAACGGCGGGAACGCATACCACTCCACGGAGAATTACACCGGTACTGGAGCAGGGGATGAACTACCCGAGCCACGAAGCCATTGACTTTTATCATCACTATAAGGAGGACATTCAATTATTTGCCGAGATGGGCTTCAAGGTCTTCCGGATGTCCATAGCCTGGTCCAGAATCTTTCCGAACGGGGACGATGCGCAGCCTAATGAAGAAGGCTTGAGGTTCTATGACCGTGTGTTTGCCGAGCTGAAGAAGCATAATATCGAGCCGCTCGTAACCATTTCGCACTACGAAGCTCCTTTCCGTCTGGCACAGCAATACAATGGCTGGTCCGACCGCCGGGTGGTGGACTTTTATGTAAACTATTGCGATGTGATTTTTAACCGGTATAAGGATGTGGTCAAATATTGGCTGACCTTCAACGAGATCAATATTCTTACGATGCCTTTCGGGTCCTTCATGGCGGGGGCGATCCTGCCGGAGGGCAGTGCGGAGTTTGGCAATACGGCGGGGGACAATGAGCAGCTGCGGTATCAGGCCCTGCACCACCAGTTCATCGCAAGTGCGCGGGCAGTGAAGCTTGGGCATAGCATCAATAAAGATTTTAAAATCGGTTGTATGATCGCTTATATGTGCTCCTACCCGCTGACCTGCAGCCCCGAGGATGTCACACTCGCCCAGCAAAAGGATAACCTGACCAACTTCCTGTGCTCCGATGTTCAGGTGCGGGGGGCTTATCCGGGATTCGCCAAACGTTATTTTAAGGAAAAAGGCATTGAGCTGGTCATAGAAGAGGGCGATGACGAGATTCTGCGGGAGGGCCGTGTGGATTTCTACAGCTGCAGCTACTATTCCTCTACTTGTGTGAGTGCTGATCCGGACCGGGAGAAGGTGGGCGGGAATTTGTCCATGGGCTTGAAGAATCCCTATCTGGAAGCCAGCGCCTGGGAGTGGCAGATTGACCCGAAGGGCCTCAGATGGTCCTTGAACAATATTTACAACCGGTATGAAATTCCGCTCATGGTGGTTGAGAACGGTCTTGGCGCAGTGGATACGGTAGAAGCAGATGGTTCTATTAACGATGATTACCGGATCGATTATCTCAGACGGCATATTGCGGAAATGAAGGAAGCTGTGGCTGATGGCGTTGAACTGATCGGCTATACGCCATGGGGCTGCATCGATCTTGTGAGTGCAGGGACCGGCGAAATGAAGAAGCGCTACGGCTTCATCTACGTGGACAAAGACAATGACGGGCAAGGGACCCTTGCACGCTCCCGCAAGAAGAGCTTTTCCTGGTATAAGAAGGTCATCGCAAGCAATGGGGAGGTTCTGGAGTAA
- a CDS encoding DEAD/DEAH box helicase — MSVFRDYGLNEEIIRALDVLNYLEPTEVQSMVIPAALKGQDLIVKSQTGSGKTASFAIPLCELADWAENKPQALVLTPTRELAAQVKEDITNIGRFKRIKAVALFGKQPFAPQKTELAQKTHIVVGTPGRVFDHIGRGTLPLSRIRYLVIDEADEMLSMGFIEQIEQIIEKLPRERMTMLFSATLPDAVKSLCLKYMRGPVDIEIEASGITTAAIEHALIEVRQAAKFGLLLDVLAVENPDSCIIFCRTQEQVNELFRSMADLEYPVDKIHGGMMQDERFEVMNAFKRGRFRYLIATDVAARGIDIENITHVINYDIPMEKESYVHRTGRTARAGKSGKAITFATPDEHKWVGEIERYIGFSLPVMKAPSEDAVADAKPAFEAKLGKQQVRKKGKTEVMNEDIVKLYFNGGKKKKLRAVDFVGTIAKLEGITADDIGIITIQDNVTYVDILNGKGAQVLQAMKDTTVKGKLLKVHVAKK; from the coding sequence ATGAGTGTATTTAGAGATTACGGGTTAAATGAAGAGATTATCCGCGCGCTGGATGTACTGAATTATCTGGAGCCTACAGAGGTGCAGAGCATGGTCATTCCTGCGGCACTGAAGGGCCAGGATCTCATCGTCAAGTCACAGACCGGCAGCGGCAAAACCGCATCGTTCGCCATCCCGCTCTGTGAACTGGCAGACTGGGCGGAGAACAAGCCGCAAGCGTTGGTGCTGACACCAACCCGCGAGCTGGCTGCACAGGTTAAGGAAGACATCACGAACATCGGGCGCTTCAAGCGGATTAAGGCAGTTGCGTTATTCGGCAAGCAGCCGTTTGCCCCGCAAAAAACCGAGCTTGCCCAAAAAACGCATATCGTCGTAGGCACACCGGGACGTGTGTTCGACCATATCGGGCGCGGCACGCTGCCGCTCAGCCGGATTAGATATCTGGTGATTGATGAAGCGGATGAGATGCTGAGCATGGGATTTATCGAGCAGATTGAACAGATTATCGAGAAGCTGCCCCGTGAGCGCATGACGATGCTGTTCTCCGCGACGCTGCCGGATGCCGTGAAGAGCCTGTGCCTGAAGTATATGCGTGGACCGGTGGACATTGAGATCGAAGCCAGCGGCATTACGACGGCGGCAATTGAGCATGCCCTGATTGAAGTCAGACAAGCCGCGAAGTTTGGGCTGCTGCTTGACGTGCTGGCAGTGGAGAATCCGGACAGCTGCATTATTTTTTGCCGGACGCAGGAGCAGGTGAACGAGCTGTTCCGCAGTATGGCGGACCTGGAGTATCCGGTGGATAAAATCCACGGCGGGATGATGCAGGACGAGCGGTTTGAGGTCATGAACGCTTTTAAAAGAGGCCGGTTCCGCTATCTGATCGCCACCGATGTAGCCGCTCGCGGGATTGATATTGAGAACATCACCCATGTGATCAATTACGATATTCCGATGGAAAAAGAGAGCTACGTGCACCGTACCGGACGCACCGCACGCGCAGGCAAAAGCGGCAAAGCCATCACCTTCGCCACACCGGACGAACACAAGTGGGTCGGGGAAATTGAGCGCTATATCGGATTCAGCCTCCCGGTGATGAAAGCTCCTTCGGAGGATGCTGTGGCCGATGCCAAGCCTGCGTTTGAAGCAAAGCTGGGCAAGCAGCAGGTCCGCAAGAAGGGCAAGACTGAGGTCATGAACGAGGACATCGTGAAGCTGTATTTTAACGGGGGCAAAAAAAAGAAGCTGAGAGCCGTCGATTTCGTCGGCACCATTGCGAAGCTGGAAGGGATCACCGCTGACGACATCGGGATCATCACGATCCAGGACAATGTTACTTATGTCGATATCCTGAACGGCAAAGGCGCGCAGGTGCTGCAGGCGATGAAGGACACCACAGTGAAGGGCAAGCTGCTGAAGGTGCATGTCGCGAAGAAGTAG
- the tnpA gene encoding IS200/IS605 family transposase → MANKSYSLAHTKWMCKYHIVFTPKYRRKEIYNQVRKDLIEIFKRLCKYKGVDIIEGHMMPDHVHMLVVIPPKISVSSFMGYLKGKSSLMIFEKHASLKYKYGNRKFWAEGYYVSTVGLNEATVAKYIREQEAHDQAIDKLSVKEYEDPFSRNSSKKK, encoded by the coding sequence ATGGCAAACAAGAGCTACAGTTTGGCTCACACAAAGTGGATGTGCAAATACCACATTGTATTCACCCCGAAGTATAGACGGAAAGAGATCTATAATCAAGTGAGAAAAGACTTGATCGAAATCTTCAAACGTTTATGTAAATACAAGGGAGTYGATATTATCGAAGGTCACATGATGCCAGATCATGTACATATGCTCGTAGTGATCCCACCCAAAATCTCAGTATCCTCGTTTATGGGCTATCTGAAGGGGAAGAGCTCCCTGATGATATTTGAGAAGCATGCCAGCTTAAAGTATAAGTATGGCAATCGCAAATTTTGGGCGGAGGGATACTACGTCAGCACGGTAGGCCTAAATGAAGCCACAGTAGCAAAATATATACGTGAACAAGAAGCACATGACCAAGCGATTGATAAATTGAGTGTGAAAGAATACGAAGACCCGTTCAGTAGAAACAGTAGCAAGAAGAAGTAA
- the licT gene encoding BglG family transcription antiterminator LicT, giving the protein MIIQKIFNNNAIVAKDSQRQELVVMGRGIGFKKNMGDEVEKELIEKVFILKQKEASEKFKLLLEDVPSEYVSLCYDIIEYGKNMLGVPLSDYIYVTLTDHIFNTFKMHDDGIRNPNPLLWEIKKIYPKEFAVGLKALEFIEDSAGKKLPEDEAGNIALHLINAQLSSSNSRTSDVAGQTQKIQDILNIIKYTYNNNLDEQSISFERFITHLRFFFQRIHQKKKMELEDDFLLRQVKAKYKKAYSCMLKIEKYLNTGLSDEEKLYLTIHVHRVTERQTE; this is encoded by the coding sequence ATGATCATCCAGAAAATCTTTAACAACAACGCAATTGTCGCCAAAGATTCGCAAAGGCAGGAGCTTGTTGTTATGGGGCGGGGCATTGGTTTCAAAAAGAATATGGGGGATGAGGTGGAGAAAGAGCTGATTGAAAAGGTATTTATCCTTAAGCAAAAGGAAGCCTCGGAGAAATTCAAGCTGCTGCTGGAGGATGTGCCTTCCGAATATGTATCACTGTGCTATGACATCATTGAGTACGGCAAAAATATGCTGGGGGTTCCGTTGAGTGATTATATCTATGTCACCCTCACAGACCATATCTTCAATACCTTCAAAATGCATGATGACGGCATCCGCAACCCTAATCCCTTACTATGGGAAATTAAAAAGATCTATCCCAAGGAGTTCGCAGTTGGACTGAAAGCCCTGGAGTTCATTGAAGACTCTGCCGGCAAAAAGCTTCCGGAAGATGAAGCGGGCAATATCGCCCTTCATTTAATCAATGCCCAGCTCAGCAGCTCGAACAGCAGGACATCCGATGTCGCCGGGCAGACCCAAAAAATCCAGGACATTCTTAACATCATCAAATACACCTATAATAACAACCTGGATGAACAATCGATCAGCTTTGAAAGGTTCATTACCCATCTGAGATTTTTCTTCCAGCGGATACATCAGAAGAAAAAGATGGAGCTGGAGGATGACTTCCTGCTGAGGCAGGTCAAGGCAAAATACAAAAAGGCTTATAGCTGCATGCTGAAAATTGAAAAGTATCTGAACACCGGATTGTCGGATGAGGAAAAGCTGTATTTAACCATTCATGTCCATCGCGTAACGGAAAGACAAACCGAATAG
- a CDS encoding PadR family transcriptional regulator: protein MEFEKELLKGYIDIILISIVKEKPMYGYEIAKKVRDISSGAFDLKEATLYMALKRLEKQGVVEAFWGGEHEASGGGRRKYYRLLAAGEERLRGSRQGWTIFRNFMDSLMGRE, encoded by the coding sequence TTGGAATTTGAAAAAGAGCTGCTCAAGGGCTACATCGATATTATTTTGATCAGCATTGTAAAAGAGAAACCGATGTACGGGTATGAGATTGCCAAAAAAGTCCGCGACATCAGCAGCGGAGCTTTTGACCTCAAAGAGGCTACCTTGTATATGGCGCTGAAGCGGCTGGAGAAGCAGGGAGTCGTGGAAGCTTTTTGGGGCGGGGAACACGAAGCGAGTGGCGGCGGCAGAAGAAAATATTATCGTCTGCTTGCTGCGGGTGAAGAACGGCTGCGCGGAAGCAGGCAAGGCTGGACGATCTTCCGGAATTTTATGGATTCATTAATGGGGAGGGAATAG
- a CDS encoding beta-glucoside-specific PTS transporter subunit IIABC: MKYEKLAKDIISNVGGKENVNSLTHCITRLRFKLNDESKANTEILKNMDGVVTVVQSGGQYQVVIGNHVPEVYEDVAAIGGFQAASAEASDEKVGLFNKFIDMISGVFTPTLGVLSATGMIKGFAALFLSLGVLTNTSGTYQILNAIGDCLFYFFPIFLGYTSAKKFNTHIFIGMAIGATLVYPTFSSITASGKPLYTLFSGTVIESPVYLTFLGIPVILMSYASSVIPIILSTYVGGKIEGFFKKIIPSVVRTFLVPFCTLLVIVPLALIFIGPVATWAGQLLGAGTLFIYNLSPVIAGVLLGGFWQVFVIFGLHWGFVPIAINNMTVFGYDTILAGVFGASFAQTGVVLAILLRTKNIKLKSLSVPAVISGIFGVTEPAIYGITLPRKKPFILSCIAGGVGGGIIGIMGTKGYIMGGLGIFGIPSYISPEGMDRGFMGAVIGISVSFVLGFLLMYFGGFKDDEVKQDNKEPRSGDPLIKQETVSSPLKGEVIALSDVKDEAFSTGALGKGIAIEPAEGKVYSPVDGVLTSLFASGHAIGITSEHGVDILIHVGKDTVKLKGKHFTPKVKQGDTVKKGDLLMEFDMEAIRAAGYILTTPVIVSNSGNYLDVIETGKKNIGYKEDLLTVMI, translated from the coding sequence ATGAAATACGAAAAGCTGGCAAAAGACATTATTAGTAACGTCGGCGGCAAAGAGAACGTGAATAGTCTGACACACTGCATCACCCGTTTGCGGTTTAAATTAAATGATGAGAGCAAAGCCAACACGGAGATCCTGAAGAATATGGATGGTGTTGTGACCGTAGTGCAGAGCGGGGGGCAGTATCAGGTTGTTATCGGCAACCATGTGCCTGAAGTATATGAGGATGTTGCGGCAATCGGGGGATTTCAAGCGGCGTCTGCCGAGGCGTCAGATGAAAAAGTCGGCCTGTTCAATAAGTTCATTGATATGATTTCCGGCGTGTTCACACCAACGCTCGGTGTACTCAGCGCAACCGGGATGATCAAGGGCTTTGCCGCACTGTTCCTCTCCCTTGGCGTACTCACAAACACATCCGGCACCTATCAGATTTTGAATGCGATCGGGGATTGCTTATTCTACTTCTTCCCGATATTCCTCGGATACACGTCGGCTAAAAAGTTCAACACCCATATTTTCATCGGGATGGCGATCGGGGCCACGCTGGTCTACCCTACCTTTTCCAGCATTACCGCTTCCGGTAAACCGCTATATACCTTATTCAGCGGTACCGTGATCGAATCGCCGGTATATCTGACCTTTCTCGGCATCCCGGTCATTCTGATGAGCTATGCGTCGAGCGTCATTCCGATTATTCTCTCCACATATGTCGGGGGCAAGATCGAAGGCTTCTTTAAAAAGATCATTCCCAGCGTAGTGCGGACCTTCCTGGTTCCCTTCTGCACACTGCTCGTCATTGTCCCGCTTGCCCTGATTTTTATTGGACCTGTTGCCACCTGGGCAGGTCAGCTCCTGGGTGCAGGCACGCTGTTTATATATAACCTGAGTCCGGTGATTGCCGGAGTTCTGCTTGGCGGGTTTTGGCAGGTATTTGTTATTTTCGGCTTGCACTGGGGATTTGTGCCGATTGCCATCAACAACATGACCGTGTTTGGCTATGATACGATTCTGGCGGGGGTATTCGGGGCTTCCTTTGCCCAGACGGGTGTCGTACTGGCGATTCTGCTGCGGACGAAAAACATAAAATTGAAATCGCTTTCTGTACCGGCCGTGATCTCTGGAATCTTCGGGGTTACAGAGCCCGCCATCTATGGGATTACCCTCCCGCGCAAGAAACCCTTTATTCTGAGCTGCATAGCTGGCGGAGTCGGTGGAGGGATTATTGGAATCATGGGAACCAAAGGCTATATCATGGGCGGATTGGGCATATTCGGAATTCCAAGCTACATCAGTCCGGAAGGAATGGATAGAGGTTTTATGGGTGCAGTAATCGGGATTTCGGTCAGCTTCGTGTTGGGCTTCCTGCTGATGTACTTTGGCGGCTTTAAGGATGACGAAGTGAAGCAGGACAACAAGGAACCCCGTTCTGGAGACCCATTAATCAAGCAGGAAACGGTTAGCAGTCCGCTGAAGGGCGAAGTGATTGCATTGTCCGATGTGAAGGATGAAGCCTTCTCTACAGGCGCATTAGGCAAAGGCATCGCCATTGAACCTGCGGAGGGCAAAGTGTATTCGCCGGTAGACGGGGTGTTGACCTCGCTGTTTGCTTCCGGCCATGCCATCGGGATCACCAGTGAGCATGGTGTGGACATTCTGATCCACGTCGGTAAGGATACCGTCAAATTAAAGGGCAAACATTTTACGCCAAAAGTCAAGCAAGGGGATACGGTCAAAAAAGGCGATCTGCTGATGGAATTTGATATGGAAGCGATCAGGGCGGCAGGCTATATCTTAACGACACCTGTAATCGTCTCGAATTCCGGCAACTATCTGGATGTCATTGAAACCGGCAAGAAAAACATCGGGTACAAGGAAGACTTGCTGACCGTAATGATCTAG
- a CDS encoding AraC family transcriptional regulator has product MELLNHIYWRQKRAFDLAEDLYDTWVAFAVEEGIFRYEIGADSGEAGFADVVLCPPGVPFRRAAITPLTFHYLQFSASREEAAELLPPAGRSFFNDTKRLASTYACLRQAGEENDLPSGLWKNHLLLDLWQLFQWERRQSRLKERTFTEDALMAEAAGLLEEQAGKAVSLQELARRLALSPVQLTRRFREAFQVTPSDYLRAIRLKKARSLLAESTLTLAQIAERCGYENGFYLSRVFTKAMGVSPSEYRRRSRV; this is encoded by the coding sequence ATGGAGCTTTTGAACCATATTTACTGGCGGCAGAAAAGAGCTTTCGACCTGGCAGAAGATCTCTACGATACTTGGGTGGCTTTTGCTGTGGAAGAAGGCATATTCCGTTATGAAATCGGGGCCGATTCGGGAGAAGCGGGCTTTGCCGATGTGGTGCTGTGTCCGCCGGGGGTTCCCTTCCGCCGGGCGGCCATCACTCCGCTGACCTTTCACTATTTGCAGTTCAGCGCCAGCAGAGAGGAGGCGGCAGAGCTTCTTCCGCCTGCCGGCAGATCGTTCTTCAACGATACCAAGCGGCTCGCTTCGACCTATGCTTGTTTGCGTCAGGCGGGCGAGGAGAATGACTTGCCTTCCGGGCTCTGGAAGAATCATCTTCTTCTGGATCTTTGGCAGCTGTTTCAATGGGAGCGCAGACAGAGCCGGCTGAAGGAGCGGACATTCACCGAGGATGCTTTAATGGCGGAAGCAGCAGGGCTGCTGGAAGAACAGGCCGGGAAGGCGGTCAGCCTTCAGGAGCTGGCCCGCCGGCTGGCATTAAGTCCGGTGCAGCTTACCAGACGGTTCCGCGAGGCTTTTCAGGTGACGCCTTCCGATTATCTCAGAGCAATCCGGCTCAAAAAAGCGCGCAGCCTGCTGGCCGAAAGCACGCTCACCCTTGCACAGATTGCCGAGCGCTGCGGCTATGAGAACGGCTTTTATCTGAGCAGAGTCTTCACCAAAGCCATGGGCGTCAGCCCCTCAGAATACCGCAGACGGAGCCGGGTGTAA
- a CDS encoding FAD-dependent oxidoreductase, with translation MKQELVNNDITVIGGGLAGVCAAIAAARLGQKVALVQNRPVLGGNSSSEVRVWVCGATAHGTNRYARETGIMGELFLENQYRNPEGNPYLWDLVVLEAVKAEANITLYLNTDVHEVQAEGPDDDRTITAVVGWMMASERRITFKSSMYLDCTGDGLIGFLAGAKFSLGREARSEYNEEWAPEAADGITLGSTILFYTKDAGVPVNFVPPSFAKDISETTIPLRRVIRSGDSGCHYWWIEWGGEHDTVHDNEMIRDELWSVIYGIWDYIKNSGKFGAENMTLEWVGALPGKREYRRFIGDYVLNQNDIIAQREFADAVAFGGWSIDLHPPQGMYAEASGSKHMHADGVYHIPFRSLYSANVRNMLMAGRDISASHVAFGTTRVMATCAVIGEAAGTGAALSSRLGITPRGLHARHLTELRQTLLRQDASIIGLRSTDEADLARRARVSASSVQSALELAQPGEAYRLRQDVAVLFPADPGISGFELLLDAEQAAEVTAELWDTGRGENYVPHTLQARAAAHAEAGQRQWVAFDLQWQPEQPQNAFVIIKANPAVSLHHSLEPHSGVLVFFKDEQPQVSRDLEDHSTDQLVVLWKMKGQARRPFCFRLSSPTAAFAADKAVNGYHRPYGGPQQWMSEPMEDGKPEWLQLDWDSEQTLGEIHLTFNDDVNEDLVNLHHHRTPFAIIPELVRDYRVEAFGAGGEWTEIAAGTGNRRRKVIHRLPEPVQARSLRVVIESTNGSPHAELIEIRAYGGAPQ, from the coding sequence ATGAAGCAGGAGCTAGTGAACAATGACATTACTGTAATCGGCGGCGGGCTGGCGGGAGTGTGTGCGGCCATTGCTGCGGCCAGACTGGGGCAAAAGGTGGCGCTGGTGCAGAACCGTCCCGTCCTCGGCGGCAACTCCAGCAGCGAGGTGCGCGTCTGGGTCTGCGGGGCAACCGCGCATGGAACGAACCGTTATGCCCGGGAAACAGGCATTATGGGCGAGCTGTTCCTGGAGAACCAGTACCGCAACCCCGAGGGCAATCCTTATCTTTGGGATCTGGTGGTTCTGGAGGCTGTAAAAGCCGAGGCGAATATTACCCTTTATCTAAATACCGATGTCCACGAGGTACAGGCTGAAGGCCCGGACGATGACCGGACGATCACTGCCGTGGTAGGCTGGATGATGGCCTCGGAGCGGCGGATCACATTCAAGAGCAGCATGTACCTGGACTGCACTGGCGATGGCCTGATCGGCTTCCTGGCCGGGGCCAAATTCTCTCTGGGGCGGGAAGCCCGCAGTGAATACAACGAAGAGTGGGCTCCGGAGGCAGCTGACGGCATCACACTAGGCAGCACTATTCTGTTTTATACCAAAGATGCGGGGGTACCGGTGAACTTTGTCCCGCCTTCTTTTGCCAAGGATATTTCGGAAACGACGATTCCGCTCCGGCGGGTGATCCGAAGCGGCGATTCCGGCTGCCACTACTGGTGGATTGAATGGGGCGGCGAGCATGACACGGTGCATGATAATGAAATGATCCGCGATGAGCTGTGGTCGGTCATTTACGGCATTTGGGACTATATCAAAAACTCCGGCAAATTCGGCGCCGAAAACATGACGCTGGAATGGGTCGGCGCGCTGCCCGGCAAACGGGAATACCGGCGGTTCATCGGCGACTACGTGCTGAACCAGAATGACATTATCGCCCAGCGCGAGTTCGCGGACGCAGTGGCTTTTGGCGGCTGGTCGATCGATCTCCATCCCCCGCAGGGGATGTACGCCGAAGCCAGCGGCTCGAAGCATATGCATGCGGACGGGGTGTATCACATCCCCTTCCGCTCCCTGTATTCCGCCAATGTGCGGAATATGCTGATGGCCGGGCGCGATATCAGCGCCTCCCATGTCGCCTTCGGCACGACGCGGGTGATGGCGACCTGCGCCGTCATCGGCGAAGCCGCCGGCACCGGGGCGGCGCTCAGCAGCCGCCTGGGCATTACGCCGCGCGGGCTGCACGCGCGGCACCTTACGGAGCTGCGGCAGACGCTGCTGCGGCAGGACGCTTCAATCATCGGCTTGCGCAGCACCGATGAAGCGGATCTTGCACGCCGGGCGCGGGTCAGCGCCTCCAGCGTGCAGTCCGCACTTGAACTGGCACAGCCGGGCGAAGCCTACCGGCTGCGGCAGGACGTGGCCGTGCTGTTCCCGGCGGACCCGGGAATCAGCGGCTTTGAGCTGCTGCTGGACGCGGAGCAGGCAGCGGAAGTGACGGCCGAGCTGTGGGACACCGGCCGCGGGGAGAATTACGTGCCGCATACTTTGCAGGCACGGGCAGCCGCACATGCCGAAGCCGGGCAGCGGCAGTGGGTGGCCTTTGATCTGCAGTGGCAGCCGGAGCAGCCGCAGAACGCCTTTGTAATCATCAAGGCGAATCCTGCGGTCAGCCTTCATCATTCGCTGGAGCCGCACAGCGGGGTGCTGGTCTTCTTCAAGGATGAGCAGCCGCAGGTTTCCAGGGATCTGGAGGACCACTCCACGGATCAGCTCGTCGTCCTCTGGAAGATGAAGGGCCAGGCCCGCCGGCCGTTCTGCTTCCGTTTGAGTTCGCCCACCGCAGCGTTCGCGGCGGACAAAGCGGTGAACGGTTACCACCGCCCGTACGGCGGACCGCAGCAGTGGATGTCGGAGCCGATGGAGGACGGCAAACCGGAGTGGCTGCAGCTCGATTGGGATTCGGAGCAGACGCTTGGCGAGATTCATCTGACCTTCAACGATGATGTCAATGAGGACCTGGTGAATCTGCACCATCACCGCACGCCGTTTGCCATCATCCCCGAGCTGGTCCGCGATTACCGGGTGGAAGCCTTTGGCGCTGGCGGAGAGTGGACGGAAATTGCCGCCGGAACCGGCAACCGCAGGCGCAAAGTCATTCACCGGCTGCCGGAGCCTGTACAGGCGCGGAGCCTCCGGGTTGTGATTGAATCCACGAACGGAAGCCCCCACGCGGAGCTGATCGAGATCCGGGCATATGGGGGCGCGCCGCAATAA
- a CDS encoding permease prefix domain 1-containing protein, with protein MTDYKLNGKSAGRIAAYVENLCRHMKEPSEQVNDFREEMTANLTSSVLEQMHQGLPEEEAVTEALARFGELGEVKKELVRIYNIKRTFAGIVLKGALSLLLLSAVVLGLIIGVWNEWAVSKYPKEAYAMVQGEANVRGTEPLSEPLQQKLQNWVDRTWGVKGVSVEPTYGSVDYRGVDHRVNLFMYAENPLAEGMLRFVNAFEDAPPPEQEGFLVKTNAFSEVGYNPADFDLDQTQYPFVVHVAMTYFNYTFFYSLGLFLLGGYALLFTVWASMNAYYERRGNVAWVLLFLLTNVLGYGLYVVSRRWDHPGLQVN; from the coding sequence ATGACTGATTATAAGCTGAACGGTAAATCTGCCGGGCGCATTGCAGCATATGTAGAGAATCTGTGCCGGCATATGAAGGAGCCAAGCGAACAGGTGAATGATTTCCGCGAGGAAATGACAGCCAATCTTACCTCATCTGTACTTGAACAGATGCATCAGGGCTTGCCGGAGGAGGAGGCAGTGACCGAAGCGCTTGCACGGTTTGGAGAACTGGGTGAAGTGAAGAAAGAACTGGTGCGCATCTACAACATTAAAAGAACTTTTGCAGGCATTGTCCTTAAAGGCGCCTTATCCCTGCTTTTACTAAGTGCCGTTGTACTCGGGCTGATCATCGGAGTATGGAATGAATGGGCTGTGTCCAAGTATCCTAAAGAGGCCTATGCTATGGTACAGGGGGAAGCCAATGTCCGTGGAACTGAGCCATTGTCTGAGCCTCTGCAGCAGAAATTGCAGAACTGGGTGGACCGTACCTGGGGCGTCAAAGGGGTGAGCGTTGAGCCGACTTACGGGAGCGTGGATTATAGAGGCGTGGATCATAGAGTGAACCTGTTCATGTATGCCGAGAACCCGCTTGCCGAAGGAATGCTAAGATTTGTGAATGCCTTTGAGGATGCTCCCCCACCTGAGCAAGAGGGATTTTTGGTCAAAACCAATGCGTTCAGCGAAGTAGGATATAACCCTGCAGATTTTGATCTTGACCAGACGCAGTATCCGTTTGTTGTTCATGTGGCAATGACTTATTTTAACTACACTTTCTTTTACAGTCTGGGCTTATTCCTGCTTGGGGGATACGCTCTGCTCTTTACCGTATGGGCCAGTATGAACGCCTATTATGAGCGCCGCGGCAATGTGGCGTGGGTGCTGCTTTTCCTGTTAACAAATGTGCTTGGCTACGGGCTGTATGTGGTCTCGCGAAGATGGGATCATCCGGGGCTTCAGGTGAATTAA